One Coffea arabica cultivar ET-39 chromosome 5c, Coffea Arabica ET-39 HiFi, whole genome shotgun sequence DNA window includes the following coding sequences:
- the LOC140007235 gene encoding uncharacterized protein produces MTKWAIKLAKHDIGYQPRTAIKAQALADFLAEGASLAMTRQNSPPSEARSGEPWILFVDGASSKEGSGAGLLFISPTEEELTYALRFDFPASNNEAEYEALLTGLRIAHQMGIIAIKVRNDSQLVVLQVRGEYETKEDVMRKYLAKVQEAIALFNTFEIERVPRSQNKRADALSKLASSSFAHLNKEVLVELVKHKSIDQVQVLAIDSSATWMTPLMNFLSSGVLPEDKTEARRLQLRAAKYAYAGGTLYRRSYLSPWLKCVTPEEGDYVLREVHESLCVAHVGSRVLAKKCLLLGYYWPSVF; encoded by the coding sequence ATGACCAAATGGGCCATCAAGCTGGCCAAGCACGACATTGGTTATCAGCCCCGCACTGCTATTAAGGCTCAGGCCTTGGCAGACTTCCTTGCTGAGGGGGCTAGCTTGGCCATGACCAGGCAGAACTCTCCGCCTAGTGAGGCGCGGTCGGGAGAGCCTTGGATTCTGTTCGTGGACGGGGCCTCCAGCAAGGAAGGGAGCGGAGCTGGCCTGCTGTTCATCTCGCCGACCGAGGAGGAACTGACCTACGCTCTTCGATTTGACTTCCCCGCATCCAACAACGAAGCCGAGTACGAGGCCCTGCTTACAGGATTGCGGATAGCCCACCAGATGGGTATAATCGCGATCAAAGTCCGGAACGACTCCCAGCTCGTCGTCCTCCAAGTCCGCGGGGAGTACGAAACCAAGGAGGATGTCATGAGGAAATACTTGGCCAAGGTACAGGAGGCAATCGCCCTGTTCAACACTTTTGAAATCGAGCGGGTGCCGAGGTCACAAAACAAGCGTGCAGATGCCCTGTCGAAACTGGCATCCTCCTCATTTGCGCACCTGAACAAGGAAGTCCTGGTAGAGTTGGTCAAACACAAAAGTATCGACCAAGTTCAGGTCTTGGCTATAGACAGCTCGGCCACTTGGATGACCCCCCTGATGAACTTTCTCAGCTCGGGTGTCCTGCCCGAAGACAAAACGGAAGCCCGCCGACTCCAGCTCAGAGCTGCTAAGTACGCCTACGCTGGAGGTACCCTTTACCGGAGGTCGTATCTGTCCCCCTGGCTAAAGTGCGTGACTCCAGAGGAGGGCGACTACGTCCTTCGTGAGGTTCACGAGAGCTTATGTGTAGCCCATGTGGGGTCCCGAGTACTGGCCAAGAAGTGCCTTCTCCTGGGTTACTATTGGCCCTCGGTATTCTAA